From the Roseiconus lacunae genome, one window contains:
- a CDS encoding ATP-binding protein produces MNEATTRRDYGSPDDHEAFVMSERQHRCYWADIGLSLGAILMPAGAILDWFLYPDAFVHLLAGRLIATVFLVAGLLTRQLWSAGKLFSPVSFLLVFIPGAFMCWMMYATDAGQSRYYFGLILLMIIVQMLGFSATEALVCCLSLITVYVGTLVMADGVSVLSTDAAIEGCFFLSVCTAACVTVCYTYRKNRFEAYCLNQDLVEKERQRRESILQLRDTEQQLVHSEKMRAIAGVAAGLLHEINNPVNYSLMAIKVLRKRLAKGKDPSEMIADIEEGVTRISHIVTDLRSFAHPEQLAVRTDFVLIDAVTTAIRFLTHELPDGRVKLDEASLRATVSGAQSQIVQVLLNLIHNGERAIRDFQSSQQEHAAERQGSESDATNRRRHIHVSAVCHDDHVTVTVADEGIGMDESQIAQATQPYFTTRTGEGLGLGLGICDTIVQAHGSSIQITSTPGQGTRVEFELPLATDSRSPAALSKQAVSGIPPGSSLASTQNS; encoded by the coding sequence ATGAACGAAGCTACTACGCGTCGTGATTATGGCTCTCCGGATGATCATGAAGCGTTTGTCATGTCCGAGCGACAGCATCGCTGCTACTGGGCGGACATCGGTCTGTCCTTGGGAGCGATACTGATGCCAGCAGGTGCGATCTTGGACTGGTTTCTTTATCCAGACGCGTTCGTTCATCTGCTTGCCGGACGTTTGATCGCAACGGTTTTCTTAGTCGCCGGACTATTGACCCGACAACTCTGGTCGGCCGGCAAATTGTTTTCGCCGGTCAGCTTCTTGTTGGTATTTATCCCAGGCGCTTTCATGTGCTGGATGATGTATGCGACCGATGCGGGGCAGTCCCGATACTATTTCGGGTTGATCCTGCTCATGATCATCGTGCAGATGTTGGGCTTTAGTGCCACCGAAGCGCTGGTTTGCTGCTTGTCATTGATCACCGTTTATGTGGGGACGTTGGTAATGGCTGACGGCGTGTCGGTGTTATCAACCGACGCGGCAATTGAGGGTTGCTTTTTTCTATCGGTTTGTACCGCAGCGTGTGTCACCGTCTGTTACACCTACCGCAAAAATCGCTTCGAAGCCTACTGTTTGAATCAGGACCTGGTCGAAAAAGAACGCCAGCGGCGGGAATCCATTTTGCAATTGCGTGATACCGAGCAGCAACTCGTCCACAGCGAAAAGATGCGAGCGATCGCCGGAGTTGCGGCCGGCTTATTGCATGAAATTAACAACCCGGTGAACTATTCATTGATGGCGATCAAGGTGCTGAGGAAGCGACTTGCTAAGGGCAAGGATCCCAGCGAAATGATCGCCGACATCGAAGAAGGTGTGACTCGAATAAGCCACATCGTCACCGACCTACGTTCATTCGCCCACCCCGAGCAACTGGCCGTCCGAACCGACTTTGTTTTGATCGACGCAGTCACGACGGCGATTCGTTTTCTAACTCATGAGCTTCCTGATGGGCGAGTCAAACTTGACGAGGCATCGCTGCGAGCGACCGTTAGCGGAGCGCAAAGCCAAATTGTCCAAGTGTTGCTGAATTTAATTCACAACGGCGAGCGTGCGATTCGAGACTTTCAATCGTCTCAACAGGAACACGCAGCGGAAAGGCAAGGAAGCGAATCCGATGCGACAAATCGCCGTCGACATATCCACGTTTCCGCCGTCTGCCACGACGATCATGTCACCGTGACCGTCGCCGACGAGGGGATTGGGATGGATGAATCGCAGATCGCGCAAGCCACGCAGCCGTACTTCACGACCCGAACGGGGGAAGGATTGGGGCTGGGACTAGGAATTTGCGACACAATCGTTCAAGCGCACGGCAGTTCTATTCAAATCACGAGTACACCTGGACAGGGAACCAGGGTAGAATTCGAACTACCGCTGGCAACCGATTCACGATCGCCTGCGGCCTTATCAAAACAAGCAGTGTCGGGAATCCCTCCCGGGTCTTCGCTGGCTTCGACGCAAAATAGCTGA
- a CDS encoding response regulator translates to MNNMLPTDQKVVLYVDDETTALKYFEQLFGDDFQIETAANGEDGWTFIEQHAERIAVLVTDQRMGEVSGVDLMERVQHRYPQIVRILVTAYTQLDYAVQAVNEGGAFRYLTKPIDEGEMIGTLKRAFDFHDLIVQREKLLKEKLSVFHRLIVMDRVRGLATAVTAFGSQLRDSWGAFESYMQQSPIEHRLKVQMADLAELNVAAIAKNEALQMVTTVDQLLQETTLCSSGWQESVDLVQAIQTVAERSAREMFDDDLDLAVVADGTFCIESDPGMLQKLVEIMIRRMADVQDQPTKLTLTVTPRGDEVALDLKGMFRSLDEDQLASFFSAVIPIRQWPIGMDMDLMSTFLLTHHLGGRVRIEPHPPSGPAIRVTLPRTRAQALTEDRRITAESFDKVYRSLETWIDESSELMQR, encoded by the coding sequence ATGAACAACATGCTGCCAACCGATCAAAAGGTGGTTCTTTATGTCGACGATGAAACAACCGCGTTGAAATACTTCGAGCAGTTGTTTGGCGATGATTTTCAAATCGAAACAGCCGCTAACGGTGAAGACGGTTGGACCTTTATCGAACAGCACGCCGAAAGAATCGCCGTGTTAGTCACCGATCAACGAATGGGGGAAGTCAGTGGTGTCGATTTGATGGAGCGTGTCCAACATCGCTATCCACAAATTGTTCGAATTTTGGTTACCGCGTACACGCAGCTTGACTACGCAGTGCAAGCGGTCAACGAAGGCGGCGCGTTTCGTTATCTGACCAAGCCGATTGACGAAGGCGAAATGATTGGGACGCTAAAACGTGCTTTTGATTTTCATGACCTGATCGTACAGCGTGAAAAGCTGTTGAAAGAAAAGCTAAGTGTGTTTCATCGCCTTATCGTGATGGATCGCGTTCGAGGGTTGGCGACCGCGGTCACCGCATTCGGTAGTCAGCTACGTGACTCGTGGGGGGCCTTCGAAAGCTACATGCAGCAATCGCCGATCGAACATCGACTCAAGGTCCAGATGGCCGACTTGGCCGAATTGAACGTTGCCGCGATCGCAAAAAACGAAGCCTTGCAGATGGTCACAACGGTCGATCAATTGCTTCAAGAGACGACTCTCTGTTCGAGCGGCTGGCAAGAGTCGGTCGACTTGGTCCAGGCCATACAGACCGTCGCGGAACGAAGCGCTAGGGAAATGTTTGACGATGACTTAGATTTGGCCGTCGTCGCGGATGGCACTTTTTGCATCGAATCCGATCCAGGGATGCTGCAAAAGTTGGTCGAAATTATGATTCGCCGAATGGCCGACGTCCAAGATCAGCCAACCAAACTAACCCTGACGGTCACACCGCGCGGTGATGAAGTTGCCCTCGATTTGAAGGGCATGTTTCGTTCGCTCGATGAGGATCAGCTTGCGTCATTTTTTTCGGCCGTGATCCCGATTCGCCAATGGCCCATCGGTATGGATATGGATTTGATGAGCACGTTCTTATTGACCCATCATCTTGGTGGTCGTGTGCGTATCGAACCTCACCCGCCATCGGGACCTGCCATCCGCGTCACACTACCGCGAACGCGAGCCCAAGCATTGACAGAGGATCGTCGGATCACCGCTGAGTCGTTCGATAAGGTCTATCGATCACTTGAAACTTGGATCGATGAAAGCAGCGAACTGATGCAACGCTAA